One stretch of Tenacibaculum sp. MAR_2010_89 DNA includes these proteins:
- a CDS encoding DUF547 domain-containing protein → MRKTIIIICLLFISIQTQAQTDVFNALLKTYVDNKGNVDYKGLRKNRALLDIYLKHLDNTIPGKRWSSNKAKAFWMNAYNAYTIKLVLDSYPLKKITAIKRQGKNAWKLPIAKVGKKEYTLDYIEHKILRRWHDDARVHVGLNAASKSGPCFPPYAFTEKNINAKLEALMKKFINDSTKNKISLNKVEVSKVFEWYQEDFTSKNSLVDYINKYSKIKANDNAEVVYLNYNWDLNEK, encoded by the coding sequence ATGCGAAAAACTATTATTATAATCTGCTTACTTTTTATAAGTATACAAACACAAGCTCAAACTGATGTTTTTAATGCACTTTTAAAAACATATGTTGACAACAAGGGTAATGTTGATTACAAAGGACTACGTAAAAATCGTGCTCTTTTAGATATATACCTTAAACACTTAGATAACACAATACCAGGCAAGAGATGGTCTTCAAATAAAGCTAAAGCTTTTTGGATGAATGCTTACAATGCGTACACTATTAAATTAGTTTTAGATAGTTACCCTCTTAAAAAAATAACAGCAATTAAAAGACAAGGTAAAAATGCATGGAAGCTACCTATTGCTAAAGTTGGTAAAAAAGAATACACTTTAGATTATATTGAACATAAGATTTTACGAAGATGGCATGATGATGCAAGAGTACATGTTGGATTAAATGCAGCTTCAAAATCTGGACCATGTTTCCCTCCTTATGCTTTTACTGAAAAAAACATTAATGCTAAATTAGAAGCATTAATGAAAAAATTCATTAACGATTCAACCAAAAATAAAATCTCATTAAATAAAGTAGAAGTTTCCAAAGTTTTTGAATGGTATCAAGAAGATTTTACTTCAAAAAATAGCTTAGTAGATTATATCAATAAATACTCTAAAATAAAAGCTAATGACAATGCCGAAGTTGTTTATTTAAATTATAACTGGGATTTAAACGAAAAATAA
- a CDS encoding helix-turn-helix domain-containing protein: protein MIENKELELALQFIEKTDRNLFITGKAGTGKTTFLHKIKSESLKRMVIVAPTGVAAINAKGVTIHSFFQMPFGPILPNQITNTSNQQRKFSKTKIDIIKSLDLVVIDEISMVRADLLDGIDQVMRRYKNRNKVFGGAQVLMIGDLQQLAPVVKPNEWSLLQQYYKTVYFFSSKAYQEANVVSIELKYIYRQKNEKFIKILNEIRNDSLSKESASILNEHYNPTFSPSKEDGYITLTTHNKRANSINDSELKELKTRSSYFEAEVSGKFNENSYPNSEKLELKVGAQVMFIKNDSSPEKRYFNGKIGIVTDISSDSVTVQCRNEIDEIITEKETWENINYSINEDTKEIKEDIAGSFSQIPLRLAWAITIHKSQGLTFEKAVIDAEASFAHGQTYVALSRCTSLEGLVLKTQISSNAIINDKTVSSFNESVEENHPNEQVLNESEKQFQLNLVSELFDYQYLLYPVTRLIDIFYKNKTSIKGEVIDYLQVIKDEGVVTLMKVSNGFKNQLSQMSNDEVLPEHSSVIQERFIKAVDYFLTQTNDKIQTPLDAISFSSDNKAVKKDFSKQFDALQEKLEEKLFALKKMTKGFKVQEYLQVRANAVLQKTAPTKKKKLSSKRDPILALKLRELRDNISKSLSIPHFQVFTQETLYAICDALPRTKKELLKVNGMGKIRVNKHGEEILEVVEEYCKENGINKLNEQKKEDKKSTKQISFELFKSGMSLKEIANERSLTVGTIESHLVSFIPSGEVDVLELISLEKYKKIIKDIENTEFESLSDLKGKLDKSYSYMELRMILLSIEK, encoded by the coding sequence ATGATTGAAAATAAAGAGCTAGAGCTTGCTTTACAGTTTATAGAGAAAACAGACAGGAATCTTTTTATTACAGGAAAAGCTGGTACAGGAAAAACTACTTTTTTGCATAAAATTAAAAGTGAATCCTTAAAAAGAATGGTTATTGTTGCTCCGACTGGTGTTGCAGCAATCAATGCAAAAGGAGTTACTATTCATTCTTTTTTCCAAATGCCATTTGGTCCTATTTTACCAAATCAAATAACAAATACTTCTAATCAACAACGTAAATTTTCGAAAACTAAAATTGATATTATAAAATCGTTAGATTTAGTTGTTATTGATGAAATTAGTATGGTTAGAGCTGATTTATTAGATGGAATAGACCAAGTAATGCGTCGATATAAGAATAGAAATAAAGTGTTTGGTGGTGCTCAGGTTTTAATGATTGGAGATTTACAACAGTTGGCCCCGGTAGTAAAACCAAATGAATGGAGTTTGCTTCAGCAGTATTATAAAACTGTTTATTTTTTTAGTAGTAAAGCATATCAAGAAGCAAATGTAGTTTCTATTGAGTTAAAATATATTTACCGTCAAAAAAATGAGAAATTCATTAAAATTTTAAATGAGATTAGAAATGATTCTTTGTCAAAAGAATCTGCTAGTATTTTAAATGAACATTATAATCCTACCTTTTCTCCAAGTAAAGAAGATGGATATATAACCTTAACAACACATAATAAAAGAGCGAACTCAATTAATGATTCAGAATTAAAGGAATTAAAAACAAGAAGTAGTTATTTTGAAGCTGAAGTTTCTGGAAAGTTTAATGAGAATTCGTATCCTAATAGTGAAAAGTTAGAGTTAAAAGTTGGAGCTCAAGTAATGTTTATAAAAAACGACTCTTCACCTGAAAAAAGATATTTTAATGGGAAAATAGGAATTGTTACTGATATTTCTAGTGATTCAGTTACAGTACAGTGTAGGAATGAGATAGATGAAATTATTACAGAAAAAGAAACTTGGGAAAATATTAATTATTCAATTAATGAAGATACTAAAGAAATTAAAGAAGACATAGCGGGTTCTTTTTCTCAAATTCCATTACGATTAGCATGGGCAATAACTATTCATAAAAGTCAAGGTTTAACGTTTGAAAAAGCTGTTATAGACGCAGAAGCTTCTTTTGCTCATGGACAAACTTATGTGGCTTTGAGTAGATGTACTTCTTTAGAAGGATTGGTATTAAAAACACAAATTTCTAGTAATGCAATAATTAATGATAAAACGGTAAGTTCATTTAATGAAAGTGTTGAAGAGAATCATCCTAATGAACAAGTATTAAATGAATCTGAAAAGCAGTTTCAATTAAATCTAGTTTCTGAATTGTTCGATTATCAGTATTTATTGTATCCAGTTACTCGTTTAATTGATATTTTTTATAAGAATAAAACAAGTATAAAAGGTGAGGTGATTGATTATTTGCAAGTTATAAAAGATGAAGGGGTAGTTACTTTAATGAAGGTTTCCAATGGGTTTAAAAATCAATTAAGTCAAATGTCTAATGATGAAGTTTTACCAGAACATAGTTCAGTTATTCAGGAACGATTTATAAAAGCTGTAGATTATTTTTTAACGCAAACAAATGATAAAATACAAACACCATTAGATGCTATTTCTTTTTCGTCTGATAATAAAGCAGTAAAAAAAGATTTCTCTAAACAGTTTGATGCCTTACAGGAAAAACTTGAAGAAAAGTTATTTGCGTTAAAAAAAATGACAAAGGGTTTTAAAGTACAAGAGTATTTACAAGTAAGGGCGAATGCTGTATTGCAAAAAACAGCACCTACTAAAAAGAAAAAACTTTCTTCAAAAAGAGACCCGATTTTGGCTTTAAAATTACGTGAATTAAGAGATAATATTTCTAAATCTTTAAGTATTCCACATTTTCAAGTATTTACGCAAGAAACATTATATGCAATTTGCGATGCATTACCAAGAACTAAAAAAGAATTGTTAAAGGTAAATGGAATGGGGAAAATTCGTGTTAATAAACACGGGGAAGAAATTTTAGAGGTTGTAGAAGAATACTGTAAAGAGAATGGTATAAATAAGTTAAATGAACAAAAAAAGGAAGATAAAAAGTCAACTAAACAAATTAGTTTTGAGTTGTTTAAATCTGGAATGTCCTTAAAAGAGATAGCAAATGAAAGATCTTTAACAGTGGGTACCATAGAAAGTCATTTGGTTAGTTTTATACCTTCTGGAGAGGTTGATGTTTTAGAGTTAATTTCCTTAGAAAAGTATAAAAAAATAATTAAAGATATTGAAAATACTGAATTTGAAAGCTTGTCTGATCTTAAAGGTAAACTAGATAAAAGTTATTCTTATATGGAACTTCGTATGATTTTACTGTCTATAGAAAAATAA
- a CDS encoding cytochrome-c peroxidase, producing the protein MKKLSIFLFIIFISCSSKNEEEEYIPKPTELEIPEILKQKLIAPVIPSTNPLTEEGIALGKKLFFDKLLSKNNTQSCASCHNPQKAFSDETRFSDGVDGVFGKRNSMPLFNLAWNFDDRFTWDGKELSLERQAFEPVRNPIEMHSIWADVEKKLQKHPEYPILFKQAFGTSKIDSTLVTKAIAQFERTLISANSKFDKHLLGKAQLTPEELNGFNVFMDENKGDCFHCHGSNNNPLWTDNKFHNNGLDNVFADLGFGKVTGDSNDNGKFKTPSLRNLAFTAPYMHDGRFSTLEEVINHYSEGLKSSPTIDPLMKKVDKGGVQLIEKDKADLKAFLLSLSDYDFINNTKFQE; encoded by the coding sequence ATGAAGAAGCTAAGTATATTTCTTTTTATAATTTTTATAAGTTGTTCTTCAAAAAATGAAGAAGAAGAATATATTCCTAAACCTACAGAATTAGAAATACCAGAAATACTTAAACAAAAACTAATCGCTCCAGTAATTCCTTCAACAAACCCTTTAACTGAGGAAGGAATTGCTTTAGGTAAAAAATTATTTTTCGATAAACTTTTATCTAAAAACAACACACAATCTTGTGCCAGTTGTCATAATCCTCAAAAAGCATTTAGTGATGAAACTCGATTTAGTGATGGGGTAGATGGAGTATTCGGCAAGAGAAATTCTATGCCTTTATTTAATTTAGCGTGGAATTTTGATGATCGTTTTACTTGGGATGGAAAAGAGCTTAGTTTAGAAAGACAAGCCTTTGAACCTGTTAGAAACCCCATAGAAATGCATAGTATTTGGGCTGATGTTGAAAAAAAACTACAAAAACATCCTGAATATCCTATATTATTTAAACAAGCATTTGGAACTTCAAAAATTGATTCTACACTCGTGACTAAAGCAATTGCTCAATTTGAAAGAACATTAATCTCTGCGAACTCAAAGTTCGATAAACATCTACTTGGTAAAGCACAACTAACTCCAGAAGAATTAAATGGATTCAATGTTTTTATGGATGAAAACAAAGGAGATTGTTTTCACTGTCATGGAAGTAATAACAATCCACTTTGGACAGATAATAAATTTCATAACAATGGCCTTGATAATGTTTTTGCAGATTTAGGTTTCGGAAAAGTCACTGGAGACTCTAACGATAATGGTAAATTTAAAACTCCTTCACTAAGAAATTTAGCTTTTACTGCTCCATACATGCATGATGGAAGGTTTTCTACTTTAGAAGAAGTTATTAATCATTACTCAGAAGGCTTAAAATCATCGCCAACAATTGACCCTCTAATGAAAAAAGTAGATAAAGGAGGCGTTCAATTAATTGAAAAAGACAAAGCAGATTTAAAAGCTTTTTTATTATCCTTATCAGATTATGACTTCATAAATAACACCAAATTTCAAGAATAA
- a CDS encoding iron-sulfur cluster assembly accessory protein translates to MIKVSDTAKKKVVQLMTDDGFDATSDFVRVGVKSGGCSGLSYDLTFDKKEQEDDKVFEDNNVKIIVDKKSFLYLVGTTLEYSGGLNGKGFVFNNPNANRTCGCGESFSL, encoded by the coding sequence ATGATAAAAGTTTCAGACACAGCAAAAAAGAAAGTTGTTCAACTAATGACTGATGATGGCTTTGACGCTACTAGCGATTTTGTTAGGGTTGGCGTAAAAAGTGGAGGATGCTCAGGCTTATCATACGATTTAACTTTTGACAAAAAAGAACAAGAAGACGATAAAGTTTTTGAAGATAATAATGTAAAAATTATTGTTGATAAAAAAAGCTTTTTATACTTAGTTGGAACAACTTTAGAATACTCAGGGGGTTTAAATGGTAAAGGTTTTGTTTTTAACAATCCTAATGCCAATAGAACTTGTGGGTGTGGAGAAAGTTTCTCTTTATAA
- a CDS encoding trypsin-like peptidase domain-containing protein, with protein MKNYFLKVVILTAVLLCTKNLNAQKVFKIGDEFDSDIKVTKSYQKFKRTASKINEKELVYKKEFFSENSSYIKIYFKNFDLAPGDYVKITGSKSKESIIYGGQGKIVDNNMTMISDFWSKVLFDEKVEVKLYSSGKASKHNGFEISKVAYGYSEERIMKKLANQRRSICSNDDKERISCYQGTEMYEKAKAVCRLLIGGSSLCTGWLLGNEGHLMTNNHCIGSASDAQNTDFMFNYQYDGCSGSTNAQSNVVASSATFVKTNSSLDYTLVKLPVNPTNTYGFLSLSSAVTSKGDRIYIPQHPGGRRKEISVKSDRDATPDGFSRVFESSSGSGQQVRYYADTEGGSSGSPVLDYNSNLVIAIHNTGGCPNGSYGRSDNLISSIGSDMPAKGVDNNGGGGNPPGGSCSNTVSSFPYNQSFENTIGNWKQSTSDDFNWATRSGSTPSSNTGPTSANAGSYYLYMESSSPNYSNKSAIITSPCFDLKQASNASLSFKYHMYGTSAMGNLKVEVSIDKGVNWTSVWQKSGNQGNSWQTASVNLDSYVGKDVQVRFNGVTGTTWQGDMAIDQLSVSTGSTGGGNSTVSLEITFDNYSSETSWEITNSSNTVVASGNNYNSQASGSKITVNKTLPNGCYSLIFKDSYGDGICCSYGNGSYKLTNSSGTVLASGGQFTSTDTKAFCIGTNAVENAVEVFTPTSVVIDDLMVYPNPSNSVLNIIIPERKLNGSYRIVNLTGAVIKKGSLSKSISVEEIKAGFYVLEVQSTKHSYSKSFIKTNKN; from the coding sequence ATGAAAAATTACTTTTTAAAAGTAGTCATTTTGACTGCTGTGCTTTTATGTACAAAAAATTTAAATGCCCAGAAGGTATTTAAAATAGGTGATGAGTTCGATTCTGATATTAAAGTCACCAAAAGTTATCAAAAATTTAAAAGAACTGCATCAAAAATTAATGAAAAAGAATTAGTTTACAAAAAAGAATTCTTTTCAGAAAATTCTTCTTACATCAAAATTTATTTTAAAAATTTCGATTTAGCTCCTGGAGATTATGTAAAAATCACAGGTAGTAAAAGTAAAGAGTCTATTATTTATGGTGGACAAGGTAAAATTGTAGATAATAATATGACTATGATCAGTGATTTTTGGTCAAAAGTATTGTTTGATGAGAAAGTAGAAGTTAAGTTGTATTCTTCAGGAAAGGCAAGTAAGCATAATGGATTTGAAATTAGTAAAGTAGCTTATGGTTATAGTGAAGAAAGAATAATGAAAAAATTGGCTAATCAAAGAAGATCTATCTGTTCTAATGACGATAAAGAACGAATTTCTTGTTATCAAGGTACTGAAATGTATGAGAAGGCAAAAGCTGTATGTAGGTTATTAATTGGTGGTAGTTCTTTATGTACTGGATGGTTATTAGGTAATGAAGGTCATTTAATGACTAACAATCACTGTATAGGATCTGCTTCTGATGCTCAAAACACAGATTTTATGTTCAATTATCAATATGATGGATGTTCAGGTTCTACAAATGCACAGTCTAATGTAGTGGCATCTTCAGCTACATTTGTAAAAACAAATTCATCACTTGATTATACATTAGTTAAGTTACCTGTTAATCCTACAAATACTTATGGTTTTTTAAGCTTAAGTTCTGCTGTTACTTCAAAAGGAGATAGAATATATATTCCTCAACACCCAGGAGGAAGAAGAAAAGAGATTTCTGTTAAGTCTGATAGAGATGCTACTCCTGATGGTTTTTCTAGAGTGTTTGAAAGTTCTTCTGGATCTGGTCAACAAGTAAGATATTATGCAGATACTGAAGGAGGAAGTTCTGGGTCTCCAGTATTAGATTATAATTCTAATTTAGTGATAGCAATTCATAACACAGGTGGTTGTCCTAATGGGTCTTATGGAAGGTCAGATAATTTAATTAGTTCAATTGGTTCTGATATGCCAGCTAAAGGAGTTGATAATAATGGTGGTGGAGGAAATCCACCAGGTGGTAGTTGTAGTAATACAGTATCTTCATTTCCTTACAATCAAAGTTTTGAAAACACTATAGGGAACTGGAAGCAAAGTACATCTGACGATTTTAATTGGGCTACTAGATCTGGATCAACACCTTCAAGCAACACAGGACCAACTTCAGCCAATGCAGGGAGTTATTATTTATATATGGAATCTTCCTCTCCAAATTATTCAAACAAGTCAGCAATAATAACTTCTCCTTGTTTTGATTTAAAACAAGCTAGTAATGCTTCTTTATCATTTAAATATCATATGTATGGTACTTCAGCTATGGGTAACTTAAAGGTAGAAGTAAGTATTGATAAAGGTGTAAATTGGACAAGTGTTTGGCAAAAATCAGGAAATCAAGGAAATTCATGGCAAACAGCAAGTGTTAATTTAGATAGTTATGTAGGTAAAGATGTTCAAGTAAGATTTAATGGTGTAACAGGAACAACTTGGCAAGGTGATATGGCTATCGATCAGTTATCTGTTTCAACAGGAAGTACTGGAGGTGGAAACTCTACTGTAAGTTTAGAGATAACTTTTGATAATTATTCTTCTGAAACAAGCTGGGAAATAACTAATAGTTCTAATACTGTTGTTGCTTCTGGTAATAATTATAACAGTCAAGCAAGTGGTTCGAAAATTACTGTAAATAAAACTTTACCTAATGGATGTTATAGTTTAATATTTAAAGATTCTTATGGAGACGGTATATGTTGTAGTTATGGAAATGGATCTTATAAACTAACTAATAGTTCTGGAACTGTTTTAGCATCAGGAGGTCAGTTTACAAGTACAGATACTAAAGCTTTCTGTATTGGAACAAATGCTGTAGAAAATGCGGTAGAAGTTTTTACACCTACTTCAGTTGTTATAGATGACTTAATGGTGTACCCTAATCCTTCTAACAGCGTATTGAATATAATTATACCAGAAAGAAAATTAAACGGTTCTTATCGAATAGTTAACTTAACTGGGGCAGTTATTAAAAAAGGATCATTGTCTAAATCTATATCTGTAGAGGAAATAAAAGCAGGATTTTATGTATTAGAGGTACAAAGTACTAAGCATTCTTATTCTAAGAGTTTTATAAAAACTAATAAAAACTAG
- the sufB gene encoding Fe-S cluster assembly protein SufB has translation MSKYTEDDLREELKTKEYEYGFYTDIESETFAKGLNEEVVRAISKKKNEPEWMTEWRLEAFRVWKQMEEPEWANVHYEKPNFQEIAYYSAPKEKPKLNSLDEVDPELLDTFKRLGISIDEQKKLANVAVDIVMDSVSVATTFKETLAEKGIIFMPISEAIQEHPELVKKYLGTVVPTTDNFYAALNSAVFSDGSFCYIPKGVRCPMELSTYFRINEGGTGQFERTLVVADKGSYVSYLEGCTAPSRDENQLHAAVVELISMDDAEIKYSTVQNWYPGNAEGKGGVYNFVTKRGLCETNAKISWTQVETGSAVTWKYPSCILKGNNSVGEFYSIAVTNNHQQADTGTKMIHLGKNTKSTIISKGISAGKSQNSYRGLVQINSRAENARNFSQCDSLLMGNECGAHTFPYIEVKNKSAQIEHEATTSKIGEDQLFYCNQRGIDTEKAIALIVNGFSKEVLNKLPMEFAVEAQKLLEISLEGSVG, from the coding sequence ATGAGTAAATACACTGAAGACGATTTACGAGAAGAATTAAAAACCAAAGAATATGAATATGGTTTTTATACAGATATAGAAAGTGAAACCTTTGCAAAAGGGTTAAATGAAGAAGTGGTTCGTGCAATTTCTAAAAAGAAAAACGAACCAGAATGGATGACTGAATGGCGTTTAGAAGCCTTTAGAGTTTGGAAACAAATGGAAGAACCAGAATGGGCAAATGTTCATTATGAAAAACCAAACTTCCAAGAAATAGCATATTATTCAGCACCAAAAGAAAAACCAAAATTAAATAGTTTAGATGAGGTTGATCCAGAATTACTTGACACCTTTAAACGTTTAGGAATTTCTATTGATGAACAAAAGAAGTTAGCAAATGTTGCTGTTGACATAGTAATGGATTCTGTATCTGTTGCAACTACCTTCAAAGAAACTTTAGCTGAAAAAGGTATTATTTTCATGCCTATATCTGAAGCTATTCAAGAACATCCTGAATTAGTTAAAAAATATTTAGGAACAGTAGTACCAACTACAGATAATTTCTATGCAGCTTTAAATTCAGCTGTTTTCTCTGATGGCTCTTTTTGTTACATTCCAAAAGGGGTACGTTGTCCAATGGAGTTATCTACCTATTTCAGAATTAATGAAGGAGGTACTGGTCAATTCGAAAGAACTTTAGTTGTTGCTGACAAAGGAAGTTATGTTTCTTACCTAGAAGGATGTACCGCTCCAAGTAGAGATGAAAACCAATTGCATGCAGCCGTTGTTGAATTAATTTCAATGGATGATGCCGAAATAAAATATTCTACAGTTCAAAACTGGTATCCTGGTAATGCAGAAGGAAAAGGAGGAGTTTACAATTTTGTTACCAAAAGAGGTTTGTGTGAAACAAATGCAAAAATTTCTTGGACTCAGGTAGAAACAGGTTCTGCTGTAACATGGAAATATCCTAGTTGTATTCTTAAAGGAAACAACTCAGTAGGAGAGTTTTATTCAATTGCAGTAACTAACAATCATCAACAAGCCGATACTGGTACTAAGATGATTCATTTAGGAAAAAACACTAAATCTACAATTATATCTAAAGGTATTTCTGCAGGAAAATCTCAGAATAGCTATAGAGGTTTAGTTCAAATAAATTCTAGAGCTGAAAACGCACGTAATTTCTCTCAATGTGATTCTTTATTAATGGGTAATGAATGTGGTGCACATACATTCCCTTACATTGAAGTAAAAAACAAATCAGCTCAAATAGAACATGAAGCTACTACAAGTAAAATTGGAGAAGATCAATTGTTTTATTGTAACCAAAGAGGTATTGACACTGAAAAGGCAATCGCTTTAATTGTTAATGGATTTAGTAAAGAAGTTTTAAACAAACTTCCTATGGAATTTGCTGTTGAAGCTCAAAAATTATTAGAGATTTCACTAGAAGGAAGTGTTGGATAA
- the sufC gene encoding Fe-S cluster assembly ATPase SufC, whose translation MLKIENLHAQIEDKAILKGLNLEIKAGEVHAIMGPNGAGKSTFANIVAGKEEYDVTNGTIELNGEDISELAPEERAHNGVFLSFQYPVEIPGVTVTNFIKTAINESRKAKGLEEMPAKDMLKMIREKSELLEIDRKFLSRSLNEGFSGGEKKRNEIFQMAMLEPKLAILDETDSGLDIDALRIVANGVNKLKSKDNAVIVITHYQRLLDYIVPDFVHVLHNGKIVKSGDASLALELEAKGYDWIKEEVNS comes from the coding sequence ATGTTAAAAATAGAAAATTTACACGCACAGATAGAGGATAAAGCTATTTTAAAAGGGCTAAATTTAGAAATAAAAGCTGGTGAAGTTCATGCTATAATGGGGCCAAATGGTGCTGGTAAAAGTACTTTTGCAAACATTGTTGCAGGTAAAGAAGAATATGACGTTACTAACGGAACTATTGAATTAAATGGTGAAGACATTAGCGAACTAGCTCCAGAAGAAAGAGCTCATAACGGTGTGTTTTTATCTTTTCAATATCCAGTAGAAATACCTGGTGTTACCGTAACTAATTTTATTAAAACAGCTATAAACGAATCTCGTAAAGCAAAAGGCTTAGAAGAAATGCCTGCTAAAGATATGCTTAAAATGATTCGTGAAAAATCTGAATTATTAGAAATAGACCGTAAATTTTTATCGCGCTCTTTAAACGAAGGTTTTTCTGGAGGAGAAAAGAAGCGTAATGAAATATTTCAAATGGCTATGTTAGAGCCTAAACTAGCTATTTTAGATGAAACTGATTCTGGTTTAGATATTGATGCTTTACGTATTGTAGCAAATGGTGTAAATAAATTAAAATCTAAAGACAATGCTGTAATTGTAATTACGCACTACCAACGTTTATTAGATTATATCGTACCAGATTTTGTACACGTTTTACACAATGGAAAAATTGTTAAATCTGGTGATGCTTCTTTAGCTTTAGAATTAGAAGCTAAAGGTTATGATTGGATTAAGGAAGAGGTAAATAGTTAA
- the sufD gene encoding Fe-S cluster assembly protein SufD: MELKEKLISSYVAFENGININSDIHDIRTKALQNFEDLGFPSKKLEAWKYTSLNSVLKEDYSLFPDNDIAIELADVKKYFIHEIDSYAVVFIDGKYSSFLSNTTHDGMDICLLSAAFTKSKYKPIIENYFNKIAKQDNLTSLNTAFANEGAFIHIPRGVEVEKPIQIINFTTGKENATMLQPRNLVVVENNAHVQIIERHQSLTDNAVLTNSVTEIYTDVHATVDYYKIQNDNINASLVDNTYIEQQKESVCSVHTFSFGGNITRNNLNFYQKGERIDSILKGITIIEGKQHVDHHTLVHHIEPNCESHQDYKGIFGERSTGVFNGKVVVEKEAQKTNAYQQNNNVLISDKATINAKPQLEIFADDVKCSHGCTIGQLDDQALFYMQQRGIPKKEAQALLMYAFANTVLESVKIPEVKKRINKLIANKLGVNIGFDL, translated from the coding sequence ATGGAGTTGAAAGAAAAATTAATATCATCATATGTAGCTTTTGAAAACGGAATCAATATCAATTCTGATATTCATGATATTCGCACAAAAGCTTTACAAAACTTTGAAGACTTAGGCTTCCCTTCTAAAAAATTAGAAGCTTGGAAATACACATCTTTAAATTCAGTTTTAAAAGAAGACTATAGTCTTTTCCCAGATAATGACATAGCAATTGAATTAGCTGATGTAAAGAAGTATTTCATACATGAAATTGATAGCTATGCTGTTGTTTTTATAGATGGTAAATACAGTTCATTTTTATCAAACACAACTCATGATGGAATGGATATTTGTTTATTATCTGCTGCCTTTACAAAAAGTAAATACAAACCTATAATTGAAAATTATTTCAATAAAATAGCTAAGCAAGATAATTTAACATCTTTAAATACTGCTTTTGCTAACGAAGGAGCTTTTATACACATACCAAGAGGTGTTGAAGTTGAAAAACCTATTCAAATTATTAACTTTACCACTGGTAAAGAAAATGCAACTATGTTACAGCCTCGTAACTTAGTTGTTGTAGAAAATAATGCGCATGTTCAAATAATTGAACGCCATCAAAGTTTAACAGACAATGCTGTTTTAACAAATTCTGTTACTGAAATCTACACAGATGTTCATGCTACTGTAGATTACTACAAAATACAAAACGACAACATTAATGCTTCTTTAGTTGACAACACTTATATTGAGCAACAAAAAGAAAGCGTTTGTTCTGTTCATACATTTTCATTTGGAGGTAATATTACAAGAAATAATCTTAATTTTTACCAAAAGGGAGAGCGAATAGATTCTATATTAAAAGGAATTACAATTATAGAAGGAAAACAACATGTTGACCATCATACATTAGTTCATCATATAGAACCTAACTGTGAAAGTCATCAAGATTACAAAGGTATCTTTGGAGAGCGCTCAACTGGAGTTTTTAATGGAAAAGTTGTTGTAGAGAAAGAAGCTCAAAAAACGAACGCTTACCAACAAAACAACAATGTACTTATAAGTGATAAAGCTACCATTAATGCAAAACCTCAATTAGAAATATTTGCTGATGATGTTAAATGTTCTCATGGATGTACTATAGGTCAACTTGATGACCAAGCATTATTTTACATGCAGCAAAGAGGGATTCCTAAAAAAGAAGCCCAAGCTTTATTAATGTATGCTTTTGCCAACACTGTTTTAGAAAGCGTAAAAATACCAGAAGTTAAAAAGAGAATTAACAAGCTTATTGCCAACAAACTAGGAGTTAACATAGGATTCGATTTATAA